A genome region from Methanococcoides burtonii DSM 6242 includes the following:
- a CDS encoding methanogenesis marker 14 protein, with translation MSHKPRIAENPGVRLLDLKSSSKPFFIVASVEVGNTTTKCILTATNMDEGKTYLVTKTVKMTRDVRPPKEKETIFGRTLNGIELTRESVSELVKNTLIEAVKKANLDIKTDINFVVRSTGVVAGFDTPEEVGEFIKALADGCLLAGVPPKNMTPPMGIDNIPEKFRKHSKLDKVFFDGAVASVLPPTGATGVEIVANEMEGELATAGIKEGAKWVDVDFRNPCMSMDFGTTLDGRIISPDEPYAKTIGNFCGFAGAIPDAMIKGTGSVDKKVGTALDVFKDIHIDKLTLLLKGKNIHEYAKKALEYIKIEKVPENRNRYGSVPVNPTAAKEINVVLIGCDVGVNGSDFDKLSDIGAEIYDKFGLKVLFAVIDEVMAQVIYRLVNVAKEEGLVFPETTIGITGRAGISGDKAKLALKYLDKLGLHERIEENVVFVDDGLARGAAVMARCMNSLGTTFNPLGGHHGGRCILGNRIKLQNK, from the coding sequence ATGTCCCACAAACCAAGAATTGCAGAAAATCCCGGTGTCCGACTCCTTGACCTCAAATCAAGCTCAAAACCATTTTTCATAGTTGCTTCTGTGGAAGTTGGTAACACCACTACGAAGTGTATACTTACAGCCACCAATATGGATGAAGGTAAGACATATCTTGTCACCAAGACAGTGAAGATGACAAGGGATGTCAGGCCTCCAAAGGAAAAAGAGACCATTTTTGGCAGAACTCTCAATGGAATAGAGCTTACACGTGAGTCGGTATCAGAGCTTGTCAAAAACACATTGATAGAGGCAGTTAAAAAGGCAAACCTTGACATCAAGACCGATATCAATTTTGTTGTCCGCTCAACCGGAGTTGTTGCCGGCTTCGATACTCCCGAAGAAGTAGGAGAGTTCATTAAAGCGCTTGCTGATGGCTGTCTTCTAGCAGGAGTACCTCCTAAGAACATGACACCACCAATGGGAATCGACAACATACCCGAGAAATTTAGAAAGCACAGCAAACTTGACAAAGTGTTCTTTGACGGTGCTGTTGCCAGTGTACTCCCACCAACCGGAGCTACCGGTGTGGAGATAGTTGCAAACGAAATGGAGGGCGAACTTGCCACCGCCGGTATCAAGGAAGGTGCCAAATGGGTGGATGTGGATTTCCGTAACCCCTGTATGTCAATGGACTTTGGTACGACCCTTGATGGCAGGATAATCAGCCCTGATGAACCCTATGCAAAGACCATTGGTAATTTCTGTGGATTTGCAGGTGCCATCCCGGATGCCATGATAAAAGGAACCGGTTCAGTAGATAAGAAAGTTGGAACCGCTCTTGATGTTTTCAAGGACATACATATAGATAAGCTCACATTACTTCTGAAAGGCAAAAATATACATGAATATGCAAAGAAAGCTCTTGAGTACATCAAAATCGAAAAGGTTCCTGAGAATAGGAATCGTTACGGAAGTGTACCGGTAAACCCTACCGCTGCAAAAGAGATCAACGTCGTACTTATTGGATGTGATGTAGGAGTGAACGGTTCTGATTTCGATAAATTATCAGACATCGGTGCAGAAATATACGACAAATTCGGTCTGAAAGTGCTTTTTGCTGTCATTGATGAGGTAATGGCACAGGTGATCTACCGACTTGTCAATGTCGCAAAGGAAGAAGGACTGGTCTTCCCGGAAACCACAATCGGAATCACCGGAAGAGCCGGTATCAGTGGCGACAAGGCAAAGCTTGCACTGAAATATCTTGACAAGCTCGGCCTTCATGAAAGAATCGAAGAGAACGTTGTTTTCGTTGATGACGGTCTTGCAAGGGGTGCAGCGGTCATGGCAAGATGTATGAACTCCCTTGGAACAACGTTCAATCCACTCGGAGGGCATCACGGCGGAAGATGTATTCTTGGAAACAGGATCAAACTTCAGAACAAATAA
- the tmk gene encoding dTMP kinase produces the protein MKGKLITLEGIDGSGKSTITRFLNSHPAFANAVFTKEPTTSWIGDAVYKAIQSDTDELAELMLFTADHADHISTLIRPAIEEGKIVISDRYSDSRYAYQGVTLKERMEEPMEWIQMIHRGWTIIPDLTLLFDIDPAVAVQRCGKRGEQTKFEKTDLLKGVRENYLKLAEKEPERFVVIDTDRDLKEIEKDVLQAITSIIES, from the coding sequence ATGAAAGGAAAGCTCATAACACTGGAAGGAATAGATGGGTCCGGGAAATCTACCATTACACGCTTTCTGAACTCACACCCGGCCTTTGCCAATGCAGTGTTTACAAAAGAGCCCACTACAAGCTGGATAGGGGATGCTGTTTACAAGGCCATCCAGTCGGACACCGATGAACTTGCCGAGCTTATGCTTTTCACTGCAGACCATGCAGACCACATTTCAACCCTGATAAGACCTGCAATTGAGGAAGGAAAGATAGTTATTTCGGACAGGTATTCGGACAGTCGTTACGCCTATCAGGGCGTTACCCTAAAAGAGAGAATGGAAGAGCCCATGGAGTGGATACAGATGATCCACAGAGGTTGGACAATTATCCCTGACCTCACATTGCTTTTCGACATCGATCCCGCTGTTGCGGTACAGCGATGCGGCAAAAGAGGGGAACAGACAAAGTTCGAGAAGACAGACCTGCTCAAAGGGGTCAGAGAGAACTACCTTAAACTTGCAGAAAAAGAACCAGAAAGATTTGTTGTTATAGATACGGACAGGGACTTAAAAGAAATAGAGAAAGATGTGTTGCAAGCAATCACATCGATCATTGAAAGTTAA
- a CDS encoding RNA ligase partner protein — MLEIEDLCQGMRAILDLIAESRLHLQISCYVPFPSVYKELHEFAKNNGCDDEIIAMIDTWLVKKTPDRHEVKIPSHIFHEYVSYMRERINKGMTVAEEAIREASIQCLSIESEIEDTRKVEDNTDREVIGPIVGKFRNKYRSALRYGILDSAPDIDVLLLAKELDAAVVASDYGIQKWAEQLGVRFVPANTFPMMLKEYLRHTPSDGTHQK, encoded by the coding sequence ATGCTGGAGATAGAGGACCTTTGTCAGGGAATGAGGGCAATACTCGACCTTATTGCTGAATCAAGGCTTCATTTACAGATCAGTTGTTATGTTCCTTTTCCATCAGTGTACAAAGAGCTCCATGAGTTTGCAAAAAATAATGGCTGCGATGATGAGATCATTGCGATGATAGATACATGGCTTGTCAAAAAAACACCTGATAGGCATGAGGTGAAGATACCATCACATATTTTTCATGAATACGTATCTTATATGCGAGAACGTATCAACAAGGGTATGACCGTGGCCGAGGAAGCTATCCGGGAAGCTTCGATACAATGCCTGTCGATCGAATCGGAAATAGAGGATACGCGCAAGGTAGAGGACAATACCGATCGCGAGGTTATTGGCCCCATTGTAGGAAAGTTCAGGAACAAGTACCGTTCAGCACTTCGTTATGGCATCCTTGACAGTGCCCCTGACATCGATGTATTACTTCTTGCAAAGGAACTGGACGCAGCGGTTGTCGCAAGTGACTACGGCATTCAGAAATGGGCAGAGCAGCTCGGGGTCAGGTTCGTGCCTGCCAATACGTTCCCAATGATGTTGAAGGAATATCTGAGACATACGCCTTCTGACGGAACTCATCAGAAGTAA
- a CDS encoding (5-formylfuran-3-yl)methyl phosphate synthase, translated as MKLLVSPINTEEAVAALNGGADIIDVKNPKEGSLGANYPWVIREIRDAVEGKRPISAALGDFSYKPGTAALAAYGAAAAGADYVKIGLYDITTEEQAYEMLTGIVESVKDMDVTVVACGYSDHERINSINPKLLPAIGEKAGVGLVMVDTGLKDGRSTFEFMTEEDLIEFVNDAHSRGLETAIAGTIKFDDIPALKRIQPTIVGVRGIVCGGDRSTSIKQELVEKLRSEI; from the coding sequence ATGAAATTACTCGTAAGTCCGATCAACACTGAAGAAGCAGTAGCTGCACTCAACGGAGGAGCAGATATAATCGATGTAAAGAATCCAAAGGAAGGTTCACTGGGTGCTAACTATCCATGGGTCATCAGAGAAATAAGAGATGCTGTTGAAGGTAAAAGGCCGATCAGTGCCGCACTTGGGGACTTCAGCTACAAGCCAGGTACCGCAGCCCTTGCAGCATACGGAGCTGCTGCTGCTGGTGCAGATTATGTGAAGATAGGACTTTATGACATCACTACCGAAGAGCAGGCATACGAAATGCTTACCGGTATCGTTGAATCCGTAAAAGACATGGACGTCACTGTCGTAGCTTGCGGATATTCCGATCACGAGCGCATTAACTCCATCAACCCGAAACTTCTCCCGGCAATTGGTGAGAAAGCAGGTGTTGGCCTTGTTATGGTCGATACCGGCCTCAAGGATGGGCGCTCCACATTTGAGTTCATGACCGAGGAAGACCTTATCGAATTCGTCAACGATGCACACTCCCGTGGACTTGAGACAGCTATTGCAGGAACCATAAAATTCGATGATATTCCAGCATTGAAGCGTATCCAGCCAACCATCGTTGGCGTACGCGGAATAGTCTGTGGCGGAGATCGCAGCACTTCAATTAAGCAGGAACTCGTTGAGAAATTGAGAAGTGAGATCTGA
- a CDS encoding HisA/HisF-related TIM barrel protein has product MFRTVFVFDVYNRNAVHAQGGDRQKYRPVHEISNVCTTSDPVGIVRELRPAEVYIADLNRLQGRGDPNINFGVIRGVSELSQTMLDPGISSFEDVSGVLGLAEHLVLGTETASLDSITKISAAYPSQINVSIDKKNGNILSSDPLMPKDPLEIVKVLNGLEINDIIFLDMDMVGTSSGFDAQFLSLIADISDHNVLLGGGVRDVEDIRQLEAIGIKGALVATGLHNGSIPIEMVR; this is encoded by the coding sequence ATGTTTCGAACCGTCTTTGTATTTGATGTATATAACCGTAATGCTGTCCATGCGCAGGGAGGGGACCGGCAAAAATATCGTCCGGTACACGAGATCAGTAATGTCTGCACAACATCGGACCCGGTTGGTATTGTTCGGGAACTGCGTCCTGCTGAGGTCTATATCGCAGACCTTAACAGACTTCAGGGTCGGGGTGATCCAAACATAAATTTTGGTGTGATACGGGGAGTTTCAGAGCTTTCTCAAACGATGCTGGATCCCGGGATAAGTTCCTTTGAAGATGTTTCCGGGGTTTTAGGGCTTGCAGAGCATCTTGTACTGGGTACAGAGACCGCATCTTTGGATTCCATTACTAAGATATCTGCTGCATACCCTTCACAGATCAATGTGAGCATTGATAAAAAGAACGGCAACATCCTCTCGTCTGACCCTTTGATGCCGAAAGATCCCCTTGAGATAGTAAAAGTACTGAACGGTCTGGAGATAAATGACATAATATTCCTTGACATGGATATGGTGGGAACCTCATCAGGATTCGATGCACAATTTTTAAGTCTTATAGCAGATATTTCTGACCACAATGTTCTCCTTGGCGGAGGCGTAAGGGACGTGGAAGATATTAGGCAACTGGAAGCTATTGGTATCAAAGGCGCATTGGTTGCAACCGGATTGCATAATGGTTCCATTCCTATTGAGATGGTCAGGTAA
- a CDS encoding DUF166 domain-containing protein, protein MTKLGVIVRGKYGRRLIETVRFRSDLEVIVAEVPEHLPELIDEPDEFFSELDFNGKVFDADIIITYSLHPDITPQIAKMAGEAGVGALIVPGGAAKAPIRELDDISLKYGIFIEVDDICCNIGSDPSIDAFTSFFGNPVLDVGVKDGKISKVNVIRGAPCGSTWRMADALVGNAVEGAGAKAGLLISQYPCRAVRGNMGGIHESSELHKKAIDDAIKKLANTL, encoded by the coding sequence ATGACAAAACTGGGAGTTATAGTACGTGGAAAATACGGTCGAAGGCTTATTGAGACCGTTAGGTTTAGGTCTGATCTGGAGGTTATCGTCGCAGAGGTCCCTGAACATTTGCCGGAGCTGATAGATGAGCCTGATGAGTTTTTTTCTGAACTTGATTTTAACGGAAAGGTTTTCGATGCTGATATAATTATCACTTATTCGCTGCACCCTGACATCACACCACAGATAGCCAAAATGGCAGGTGAGGCTGGCGTGGGGGCTTTGATAGTTCCAGGGGGTGCAGCAAAGGCACCGATTCGGGAACTGGATGATATCTCTTTAAAGTATGGTATCTTCATTGAGGTCGATGATATTTGCTGCAACATTGGTTCTGATCCCAGTATAGATGCATTTACTTCCTTTTTTGGAAACCCTGTACTCGATGTAGGGGTAAAGGACGGCAAGATCTCTAAAGTGAATGTCATTAGGGGAGCTCCCTGTGGCAGTACCTGGCGTATGGCAGATGCTCTTGTGGGGAATGCAGTTGAAGGTGCCGGCGCAAAGGCAGGTTTATTGATATCACAATATCCTTGTCGTGCGGTTCGTGGGAATATGGGCGGAATTCATGAATCATCTGAGCTGCACAAAAAAGCAATAGATGACGCAATTAAAAAACTGGCCAATACTCTGTAA
- a CDS encoding CDC48 family AAA ATPase: MSEDITVRVAEANHRDAGRGIARLPNALMQTIDARSGDIIEIRNKKNTYARVYPAGLDDEGKNIIRIDGNLRGNARVGIDDPVTVKRILEKDAEKITLAPTHPVLNERISRSVHLSLEGRPVDKGQRIRVENINNPLIFVVKATKPHGPVVVTRTTKIEIVEPIAETDMGEEVSYEDIGGLKRELGLMREMIELPLRHPELFDKLGVDPPKGVLLYGPPGTGKTMIAKAVASESEANFIPISGPEIISKYYGESEQKLREIFEEAEKEGPTIIFIDELDSIAPKRDDVVGEVERRVVAQLLTLMDGLTSRGKVIVIAATNRPNSIDQALRRGGRFDREIEIGIPDRGGRLQVLYVHTRGMPIEQGLNLENIADITHGFVGADLASLCKEAAMHALRRMLPLISIEEEIPPEIMETLEVTETDFIEAHRNIEPSALREVFVEIPHVRWEDIGGLNKVKQELIEAVEWPLKYPEMFTALNTTPPRGILLFGPPGTGKTLLAKAVANESEANFISIKGPELLSKYVGESEKAVRETFRKAKQAAPTVVFFDELDSMVPKRGMGSDQQATERVVSQILTEIDGIEELKDIVIVAATNRPDIIDPALLRPGRFDRLIYVRPPDKEERAKILDIHLSGKPIAEDVKLEELAELTEGYVGADIEAICREAAMMTLREIIRPGMTKDEVYETVKNVVIQRSHFSTAIKRVRASTSLDEMKRYDETARMFSNPDADENKDLREKA, from the coding sequence ATGTCCGAAGATATCACAGTACGTGTTGCAGAAGCAAACCACCGTGATGCGGGAAGGGGTATTGCCCGACTTCCAAATGCCCTTATGCAGACCATCGATGCAAGAAGCGGAGATATAATCGAGATCAGGAACAAGAAAAATACCTACGCAAGGGTATATCCGGCAGGTCTGGATGATGAAGGGAAGAATATTATACGTATCGACGGGAATCTTCGAGGCAATGCAAGAGTCGGTATCGATGACCCGGTGACTGTAAAACGGATACTTGAGAAAGATGCTGAAAAGATAACTCTCGCCCCAACACACCCTGTTCTGAACGAAAGGATATCACGTTCCGTACATCTTAGCTTAGAGGGAAGACCTGTCGATAAAGGACAGCGCATTCGTGTGGAGAACATAAATAACCCGCTTATTTTTGTAGTAAAGGCTACCAAACCCCATGGCCCGGTAGTGGTCACACGAACTACCAAAATTGAGATCGTTGAACCCATTGCTGAAACAGATATGGGAGAGGAAGTATCTTATGAAGATATTGGCGGGCTGAAGCGAGAACTCGGGCTGATGCGCGAGATGATCGAACTGCCACTGAGACATCCTGAACTTTTCGACAAGCTTGGAGTTGATCCTCCAAAAGGAGTTTTGCTTTACGGACCGCCAGGCACAGGAAAGACGATGATAGCCAAAGCTGTGGCAAGTGAAAGTGAGGCGAATTTCATACCCATAAGCGGGCCGGAAATAATTTCAAAATATTACGGCGAAAGTGAGCAAAAGCTTCGCGAGATCTTTGAGGAAGCTGAAAAGGAAGGACCTACAATAATATTCATCGATGAGTTAGATTCCATTGCACCAAAAAGAGATGATGTTGTAGGTGAAGTCGAAAGGAGGGTTGTGGCCCAACTGCTTACATTGATGGATGGATTAACGAGCCGGGGAAAGGTCATAGTCATTGCTGCAACCAATAGGCCAAATTCCATTGACCAGGCACTGCGCCGAGGGGGGCGTTTTGACAGGGAAATAGAGATAGGGATACCCGACAGAGGAGGACGGTTGCAGGTATTGTACGTCCACACCCGAGGGATGCCCATAGAACAGGGACTTAACCTCGAAAACATTGCGGACATCACCCACGGATTTGTCGGAGCCGACCTTGCCTCCCTTTGCAAGGAAGCCGCAATGCATGCCCTGCGCAGGATGCTCCCCCTGATAAGTATCGAAGAGGAGATCCCGCCTGAAATAATGGAAACGCTTGAGGTGACTGAAACCGATTTCATAGAGGCGCATCGCAATATTGAACCTTCTGCTTTAAGGGAGGTCTTTGTGGAGATACCCCACGTGAGGTGGGAAGATATTGGCGGCCTCAATAAAGTGAAACAGGAACTGATAGAAGCAGTTGAATGGCCTCTTAAATATCCCGAGATGTTCACTGCCCTGAACACCACACCACCAAGGGGAATCCTTCTATTCGGACCCCCCGGCACAGGTAAGACCCTTTTGGCAAAAGCAGTTGCAAATGAAAGTGAGGCAAATTTCATTAGTATCAAAGGACCGGAACTTCTCAGTAAATATGTTGGGGAATCTGAAAAAGCGGTAAGGGAAACGTTTAGAAAAGCCAAGCAAGCAGCTCCAACCGTTGTTTTCTTTGATGAGCTTGATTCAATGGTGCCAAAGCGCGGGATGGGATCCGACCAGCAAGCAACAGAACGCGTTGTCAGCCAGATATTGACCGAAATAGACGGCATTGAGGAACTGAAGGATATAGTCATAGTGGCTGCCACTAACAGGCCGGACATAATCGACCCCGCCCTATTAAGACCGGGGCGTTTTGACAGACTTATCTATGTAAGGCCCCCTGATAAAGAGGAGCGTGCCAAGATACTTGATATTCATCTTTCAGGTAAGCCTATTGCAGAAGATGTAAAACTGGAAGAACTTGCTGAACTTACCGAAGGGTATGTAGGAGCGGATATTGAAGCCATCTGCAGAGAAGCTGCAATGATGACACTTCGAGAGATCATCAGGCCAGGAATGACAAAGGATGAGGTCTATGAAACTGTAAAGAACGTTGTCATTCAAAGATCACACTTTAGCACAGCGATAAAAAGAGTGAGAGCTTCGACATCCCTGGATGAAATGAAGAGATATGACGAAACGGCACGAATGTTCTCGAATCCGGATGCAGATGAGAACAAGGACTTAAGGGAAAAGGCATAA
- a CDS encoding geranylgeranylglycerol-phosphate geranylgeranyltransferase: MKTYLELMRAGNCAMAAFAGLIGVLIAYNILSSASPYVSLSLFDTSLIFAIVFLVTGAGNGLNDYFDIEIDKVNKPSRPIPSGKISLKSALYFSLFLFITGITLAFLVNPLCGIIALFNSMVLILYAQSLKRTPFFGNASVGYLTGSTFLFGGAVFGMAGLQALVVLFLLATLATIAREIVKDVEDIVGDKKDGARTLPILIGAKKASYIAAAFGFTAMLASPVPYLQSILNEQYLFVVAIADIFFLIAVYQILGKKDAARSSKLFKFAMLFALISFIVGA; the protein is encoded by the coding sequence ATGAAAACCTATCTTGAACTTATGCGCGCAGGAAATTGTGCAATGGCTGCTTTTGCTGGCTTAATTGGTGTTTTGATAGCATATAATATTCTCTCCTCTGCTTCCCCTTACGTATCGCTATCATTGTTCGATACTTCACTGATCTTTGCCATAGTTTTCCTCGTTACAGGAGCTGGCAACGGTTTGAACGATTATTTCGACATCGAAATCGATAAAGTGAACAAACCCTCAAGGCCGATACCTTCCGGCAAGATCTCCTTGAAAAGCGCCCTTTATTTTTCGCTGTTTCTATTCATAACAGGGATAACACTGGCATTTCTGGTGAATCCCCTTTGTGGCATCATAGCTCTATTCAATTCTATGGTACTGATATTGTATGCACAAAGCCTGAAACGCACTCCTTTCTTTGGGAATGCCTCGGTGGGTTATCTCACCGGCTCTACCTTCCTTTTTGGTGGTGCGGTCTTCGGCATGGCAGGGCTTCAGGCACTGGTAGTTCTTTTTCTTCTGGCGACCCTTGCGACCATTGCCCGTGAGATCGTAAAGGATGTTGAAGACATCGTGGGGGATAAAAAAGATGGTGCACGGACACTGCCGATCCTTATCGGAGCTAAAAAAGCATCATATATTGCAGCAGCATTCGGCTTTACTGCCATGCTTGCAAGTCCTGTACCTTATTTGCAATCCATATTAAATGAACAATATCTTTTCGTCGTGGCAATTGCAGACATCTTCTTCCTGATCGCGGTTTACCAGATACTCGGGAAAAAGGATGCTGCGCGCTCATCAAAACTGTTTAAGTTCGCAATGCTCTTTGCACTCATTTCTTTCATCGTAGGTGCCTGA
- the nadA gene encoding quinolinate synthase NadA yields MQDRQSIINKINSLKKERNAVILAHCYARDEVQDIADFVGDSLGLSQEAVDQDAEVIVFCGVSFMAESAFILSPEKTVLMPDADADCPMAAMVDVISLRKLKAQHPDAMVVCYVNTRADIKAECDICCTSANAVEVVNSLDSDKVIFVPDKNLAAYVAKHTDKTIIPWNGYCPTHNQILAEDVDLAMNKHPGAELMAHPECRSEVLEKADHVFSTTGMLDHVKSSDNNEFIVSTEQGILHQLETENPNKKFYPVSKFTFCPDMKMIDLSSVLRCLENMETVVTVPKDIQVRAKRALDRMLEVKRNR; encoded by the coding sequence ATGCAGGACAGGCAATCTATTATCAACAAGATAAATTCATTGAAAAAAGAACGCAATGCTGTTATTTTGGCGCATTGCTATGCACGGGATGAAGTGCAGGATATCGCAGACTTTGTAGGCGATTCGCTGGGGCTGAGTCAGGAAGCGGTAGACCAGGATGCGGAAGTTATTGTTTTTTGTGGCGTGAGCTTCATGGCAGAGAGTGCATTCATCCTCTCCCCTGAAAAAACAGTTCTTATGCCGGATGCAGATGCCGATTGCCCTATGGCGGCAATGGTGGATGTCATATCACTTCGTAAATTAAAGGCGCAACATCCAGATGCCATGGTCGTCTGCTATGTCAATACACGAGCTGACATCAAAGCAGAATGTGATATCTGTTGTACCTCGGCAAATGCAGTGGAAGTTGTAAATTCTCTCGACTCGGACAAAGTTATTTTCGTTCCTGACAAGAACCTTGCAGCATACGTTGCAAAACATACTGACAAGACCATCATTCCATGGAATGGTTATTGCCCTACACACAATCAGATACTTGCAGAAGATGTTGATCTTGCAATGAACAAGCACCCAGGGGCGGAGCTGATGGCCCATCCTGAATGCCGTTCAGAAGTTCTGGAAAAAGCAGACCATGTGTTCAGTACTACTGGAATGCTTGATCATGTAAAAAGCTCTGACAATAACGAATTCATAGTTTCTACGGAGCAGGGTATATTGCACCAGCTTGAGACTGAAAATCCCAATAAGAAATTTTATCCTGTCTCAAAATTTACATTTTGTCCGGACATGAAAATGATAGATCTAAGTTCTGTCCTTCGCTGTCTTGAGAATATGGAGACCGTTGTGACCGTTCCAAAAGATATTCAGGTACGTGCAAAACGAGCTCTTGATCGTATGCTTGAAGTAAAACGCAACAGGTAA
- a CDS encoding aspartate dehydrogenase, which yields MLKIGVFGCGAIGTELCKAIDSGHIEVELYAVYDRHEQSIINLKEQLKNTDPKVLEIVEMVKHVDLVVECASQQAVYDVVPTTLHAKCDVMVISVGAFADKKLLDTTFDIAKEYGCKIYFPSGAIVGLDGLKSASAASIYSVTLTTQKHPRSFEGAPYIVQNNIDLDSIKGKTVLFEGMASEAVKAFPSNVNVAASLSIAGIGFDKTKVKIIANPALTRNIHEITVEGEFGMFTTRVENVPAPSNPKTSYLAALSAISTLKKIADPLQVGT from the coding sequence ATGCTAAAGATCGGAGTGTTCGGATGTGGGGCAATCGGTACTGAGCTTTGTAAAGCTATCGATTCAGGTCACATCGAGGTCGAATTGTATGCTGTTTATGACAGGCACGAACAGTCAATAATCAATTTGAAAGAGCAGCTCAAAAACACTGACCCAAAAGTGCTTGAGATAGTGGAAATGGTAAAGCACGTTGACCTGGTAGTGGAATGTGCGTCCCAACAGGCAGTGTATGATGTAGTTCCGACCACCCTTCACGCAAAATGTGATGTAATGGTCATTAGTGTTGGTGCTTTTGCAGACAAAAAACTTCTCGATACAACATTCGATATTGCAAAGGAATATGGCTGTAAGATATATTTCCCATCCGGTGCGATCGTTGGGTTGGATGGTCTAAAATCCGCATCCGCAGCTTCTATATACTCAGTTACCCTGACAACCCAGAAACACCCGAGAAGTTTTGAAGGTGCTCCGTACATCGTACAGAACAATATCGATCTTGACAGCATCAAAGGAAAGACCGTACTTTTCGAAGGTATGGCATCAGAAGCTGTAAAGGCTTTTCCTTCAAATGTCAATGTTGCAGCATCTTTGAGCATTGCAGGCATTGGTTTCGATAAGACAAAGGTCAAGATCATCGCAAACCCCGCACTCACAAGGAATATCCACGAGATAACCGTTGAAGGTGAATTTGGCATGTTCACAACAAGGGTGGAGAACGTACCGGCGCCGAGTAACCCCAAGACAAGTTATCTGGCAGCTCTATCTGCAATTTCCACACTGAAAAAGATAGCCGATCCTCTTCAGGTAGGGACATGA
- the trxA gene encoding thioredoxin has translation MDDLEKIRQQRLEQIKKGLEAKAFPDAPIHVTDADFNEFIAKYPITVIDCWAEWCGPCRKLIPIIDALAKEYQGKIVFGKLNTDENQMVARNFNITAIPTILVFKNGNAATQIVGALQKEQLVEHLNKFIQ, from the coding sequence ATGGATGATTTAGAGAAGATCAGACAACAACGATTGGAACAGATCAAAAAGGGCCTTGAGGCTAAAGCGTTCCCGGATGCACCCATACATGTTACGGATGCAGATTTCAATGAGTTCATAGCAAAGTACCCCATCACTGTAATTGATTGTTGGGCAGAATGGTGTGGACCTTGCAGAAAACTTATTCCTATTATTGATGCCCTTGCAAAAGAATATCAGGGAAAAATAGTTTTCGGGAAATTGAACACTGATGAGAACCAGATGGTCGCAAGGAATTTTAATATAACAGCCATTCCAACAATATTGGTCTTTAAAAACGGAAACGCTGCTACCCAGATAGTAGGAGCACTCCAGAAAGAACAACTCGTTGAACACCTTAACAAATTCATACAGTGA